In Pedobacter sp. W3I1, one DNA window encodes the following:
- a CDS encoding acyl-CoA carboxylase subunit beta, translating to MNIEFNKNEDVNKQLVYELKTRLKKIYLGGGEKNAAKQKEKGKLLARERIAYLIDKDSNFLEVGAFTADGMYAEQGGCPSAGVVCGIGYVSGRQCMIVANDATVKAGAWFPMTAKKNLRAQEIAMENRLPVIYLVDSAGVYLPMQDEIFPDKEHFGRMFRNNAIMSSEGIVQISAIMGACVAGGAYLPIMSDEAMIVDKTGSVFLAGSYLVKSAIGEEVDNETLGGATTHCEISGVTDYKHPNDQACLDSIRNIMSMLGAPQNAGFDRIKPAKPNEKEEELYGILPENRDKPYEIMDIINRLVDQSEFEEYKKGYGQSIVCGLGRIDGWAVGIVANQRKVVKSKKGEMQFGGVIYSDSADKATRFIMNCNQKKIPLVFLQDVTGFMVGSRSEHGGIIKDGAKMVNAVANSVVPKFTIVLGNSYGAGNYAMCGKAYDPRLIYAWPTAKIAVMGGSQAAKTLLQIQEASLKAKGEVITPEKEAELLKEITDKYDSQTTPYYAASRLWVDGIIDPLETRKVISMGIEAANQSPITRKFNVGIMQT from the coding sequence ATGAATATCGAATTCAACAAAAACGAGGATGTAAATAAACAGTTGGTTTACGAGCTGAAAACCAGACTCAAAAAAATATACCTGGGTGGTGGCGAAAAAAACGCTGCAAAACAAAAAGAAAAAGGAAAACTGCTGGCGCGCGAGCGGATTGCTTATTTAATTGATAAAGATTCTAACTTTTTAGAAGTTGGAGCCTTTACTGCTGATGGAATGTACGCCGAACAAGGTGGATGCCCTTCGGCAGGAGTGGTGTGCGGTATAGGTTATGTAAGCGGAAGGCAATGTATGATTGTGGCCAATGATGCCACGGTAAAAGCTGGAGCCTGGTTCCCAATGACCGCGAAAAAGAACCTCCGTGCGCAAGAAATTGCCATGGAAAACCGCTTGCCGGTAATTTACCTGGTTGATAGTGCTGGTGTGTACCTCCCCATGCAGGATGAGATATTTCCTGATAAAGAACATTTTGGAAGGATGTTCCGTAACAATGCCATCATGTCGTCGGAAGGGATAGTGCAGATTTCTGCTATTATGGGTGCTTGTGTTGCTGGAGGAGCTTATTTGCCAATTATGAGCGATGAAGCGATGATTGTTGATAAAACGGGGTCCGTATTTTTAGCGGGTTCTTATCTGGTAAAATCGGCCATTGGCGAAGAAGTTGATAATGAAACCTTAGGTGGGGCCACTACGCATTGCGAAATCTCTGGTGTTACCGATTATAAGCATCCCAATGATCAGGCTTGTTTAGATAGCATCAGGAATATCATGAGTATGCTGGGGGCTCCTCAAAACGCAGGTTTCGATCGGATTAAACCTGCTAAGCCTAACGAAAAAGAAGAAGAACTGTACGGGATCCTCCCTGAAAACCGCGACAAACCATACGAAATAATGGATATCATTAACCGTTTGGTTGATCAATCTGAATTTGAAGAGTACAAAAAAGGTTACGGACAGAGCATTGTTTGTGGCTTAGGCCGCATTGATGGCTGGGCAGTTGGCATTGTGGCCAACCAGCGTAAAGTGGTGAAGTCGAAAAAAGGAGAGATGCAGTTTGGTGGTGTAATTTATTCTGATAGTGCAGATAAAGCTACCCGTTTTATTATGAACTGTAACCAGAAGAAAATCCCTCTGGTGTTTTTGCAGGATGTTACCGGTTTTATGGTGGGCAGCCGATCAGAACATGGTGGTATTATTAAAGATGGTGCTAAAATGGTTAATGCTGTGGCTAATTCTGTGGTGCCAAAATTTACCATTGTATTGGGCAATTCTTATGGTGCAGGCAATTATGCCATGTGCGGCAAGGCTTACGATCCGAGGTTGATTTATGCCTGGCCAACAGCTAAAATTGCGGTAATGGGTGGCTCACAGGCGGCAAAAACCCTGCTTCAGATTCAGGAAGCCTCTTTAAAAGCAAAAGGCGAGGTAATTACACCTGAAAAAGAAGCCGAACTGCTAAAAGAAATTACCGATAAATACGATAGTCAAACCACACCTTATTATGCCGCATCGCGGCTTTGGGTAGATGGTATTATCGATCCATTAGAGACGAGGAAGGTTATTTCGATGGGAATTGAAGCGGCCAATCAATCGCCGATTACCAGGAAGTTTAATGTTGGGATTATGCAAACATAA
- the trxB gene encoding thioredoxin-disulfide reductase, with amino-acid sequence MSQENEHVQCLIIGSGPAGYTAAIYAARADLKPIMYTGMQAGGQLTQTTDVENFPGYPQGIMGPEMMEDFRKQAERFGTDIRFGYVSSVDFSSTPHKVVVDEIKTITADTVIIATGATAKWLGLPSEQQYNGFGVSACAVCDGFFFKGQDVAIVGAGDTAAEEATYLAKLCKTVHLLVRRDEFRASKTMVSRVLATPNIVVHYNTETQEILGNGKNVTAVKVLNNKTGVESDIAVEGFFVAIGHKPNTDIFKGQLDMDETGYLATKPGSTLTNIEGVFACGDVQDMYYRQAVTAAGSGCMAALDAERYLAAKEHPVEA; translated from the coding sequence ATGTCACAAGAAAACGAACACGTTCAGTGTTTAATTATAGGTTCGGGTCCTGCAGGTTATACTGCTGCAATTTATGCTGCCAGAGCTGATTTAAAACCAATTATGTATACTGGTATGCAAGCTGGCGGACAGCTTACACAGACTACAGATGTAGAAAATTTTCCAGGCTATCCACAAGGAATTATGGGACCAGAAATGATGGAAGATTTCCGCAAGCAAGCCGAGCGTTTTGGTACCGATATCCGTTTTGGTTATGTAAGTTCCGTAGATTTCTCTTCAACACCACATAAAGTAGTGGTTGATGAAATTAAAACCATTACAGCTGATACCGTAATTATTGCTACTGGAGCAACAGCTAAATGGTTAGGTTTGCCAAGTGAGCAACAATACAATGGTTTTGGTGTTTCGGCCTGTGCCGTGTGCGATGGTTTCTTTTTTAAAGGACAGGATGTTGCCATTGTAGGCGCTGGAGATACTGCAGCTGAAGAAGCAACTTATTTAGCAAAACTTTGTAAAACTGTGCACTTATTGGTGCGTAGAGACGAGTTCAGGGCTTCTAAAACTATGGTTAGCCGTGTATTGGCAACACCAAATATTGTGGTGCATTACAACACCGAAACACAAGAAATTTTAGGTAACGGCAAAAATGTAACTGCCGTTAAAGTTTTAAATAACAAAACAGGTGTTGAGTCTGATATCGCAGTAGAAGGTTTCTTTGTGGCTATCGGTCACAAGCCGAATACTGATATTTTTAAAGGTCAGTTGGATATGGATGAAACTGGTTATTTAGCTACCAAACCAGGTTCTACTTTAACCAATATCGAAGGCGTTTTTGCCTGTGGCGATGTGCAGGATATGTATTACAGGCAAGCGGTAACTGCTGCAGGCTCTGGATGTATGGCTGCGCTTGATGCCGAAAGGTACTTGGCTGCTAAAGAACATCCAGTAGAAGCTTAA
- a CDS encoding beta-N-acetylhexosaminidase — protein MNKALSIFIGVLISTSAFAQSDPNLGIIPAPAAITRANGIFVLDKTTVLVNQSIDGAKMSDLLNAFIVTKAGFALRETKIPQPNQKAIILTSVGADQLPAEGYTIKVTPKQIVLTGKGAGLFYAVQSAMQMMPDKVADKITIPAVNINDYPRFAYRGTMLDVSRHFFPISFIKKYIDQLAYYKINTFHWHLTDDQGWRLEIKKYPKLVEIGSSRNGSIIGNYPGNGNYLTPVKGYYTQEEAKDIVKYAAAKYITVIPEIELPGHASAAIAAYPELSCFPDRDTFISDKTPWAGSRKGKQVQQTWGVFDDIFVPSANTFTFLENILDEVIAIFPSKYIHIGGDEAPKTYWKESTFCQNLMKEKGLKDEHELQSYFIQTIEKHVNAKGRSIIGWDEILEGGLAPNATVMSWRGEEGGIAAAQQKHDVIMTPGSMGLYIDHKQSNSPDEPVTIGGFAPYQKIYAYDPIPKVLTADERKYIKGVQANMWSEYIKTTAKAENHAFPRLLALAEIAWSPVERKDLKNFSEQRLPAHLARLDKMNVNFWVPTPIGQSDKPLTGGEFTIDLKAPVTGAKIYYTIDLARPSENAFLYTTPVKITVPQGEKRVLKTIVIAPSGRRSVVTETVLNNGAPEVKAEAKK, from the coding sequence ATGAACAAAGCATTATCGATTTTTATTGGAGTATTAATCAGCACAAGTGCATTTGCGCAGAGTGATCCCAACCTGGGTATCATACCTGCACCGGCAGCCATTACCAGGGCAAACGGAATTTTCGTATTAGATAAAACCACAGTTTTAGTAAATCAAAGCATCGACGGCGCAAAAATGTCTGATTTATTAAATGCTTTTATCGTTACCAAAGCGGGTTTTGCGTTAAGAGAAACTAAAATCCCCCAACCTAACCAAAAGGCTATTATTTTAACATCTGTTGGAGCAGATCAATTGCCTGCCGAAGGTTATACCATTAAAGTTACACCGAAACAAATTGTTTTAACCGGAAAAGGTGCAGGTCTGTTTTACGCCGTTCAATCGGCTATGCAAATGATGCCAGATAAAGTTGCCGATAAAATCACCATTCCAGCAGTTAATATTAATGATTATCCACGTTTTGCTTATCGCGGAACGATGTTGGATGTAAGCCGTCATTTCTTCCCGATTTCTTTTATCAAAAAGTACATCGATCAGTTGGCTTATTATAAAATCAATACTTTCCACTGGCATTTAACTGATGACCAGGGCTGGAGATTGGAGATTAAAAAATACCCAAAACTGGTAGAAATCGGTTCTTCACGTAATGGATCGATTATTGGTAATTATCCGGGTAACGGCAATTATCTTACACCAGTTAAAGGTTATTATACGCAGGAAGAAGCCAAAGATATTGTTAAATATGCAGCTGCTAAATACATCACTGTAATACCAGAAATTGAATTGCCCGGACATGCTTCTGCTGCAATTGCTGCTTATCCTGAATTAAGCTGTTTTCCTGACCGTGATACTTTTATCAGCGATAAAACACCATGGGCAGGTAGCAGAAAAGGTAAACAGGTACAACAAACCTGGGGCGTTTTTGATGATATTTTTGTACCATCAGCAAATACTTTTACTTTCTTAGAAAATATTTTAGATGAGGTTATTGCTATTTTCCCTTCAAAATATATTCATATTGGTGGCGATGAGGCACCTAAAACCTACTGGAAAGAATCTACTTTTTGTCAGAACCTGATGAAAGAGAAAGGCCTTAAAGATGAGCATGAATTACAAAGCTATTTTATTCAGACTATAGAAAAACACGTTAATGCAAAAGGACGTTCGATTATTGGCTGGGATGAGATTTTAGAAGGTGGTTTAGCACCAAATGCAACTGTAATGAGCTGGAGAGGTGAAGAAGGTGGAATAGCTGCAGCACAACAAAAACACGATGTTATTATGACACCTGGTTCTATGGGTTTATATATCGACCATAAACAATCTAATTCTCCTGATGAGCCGGTAACCATTGGTGGATTTGCTCCTTATCAAAAGATTTATGCTTACGATCCCATTCCGAAAGTGTTAACCGCTGATGAGCGAAAATACATTAAAGGCGTACAGGCAAATATGTGGTCGGAGTATATTAAAACAACTGCAAAAGCAGAAAATCATGCTTTCCCACGTTTATTGGCTTTAGCAGAAATTGCATGGTCGCCGGTTGAGCGTAAAGATTTAAAGAATTTTTCTGAACAACGTTTGCCAGCACATTTAGCCCGTTTAGATAAAATGAATGTGAATTTCTGGGTACCAACACCTATTGGTCAGAGCGATAAACCTTTAACCGGAGGAGAATTTACGATTGATTTAAAGGCACCAGTTACCGGAGCTAAAATTTATTATACCATTGATTTGGCCCGTCCATCAGAAAATGCATTTTTATATACCACTCCGGTTAAGATCACCGTTCCACAGGGAGAAAAAAGAGTGTTAAAAACCATTGTAATTGCACCAAGCGGTAGAAGAAGTGTAGTTACCGAAACTGTTTTAAATAACGGCGCACCTGAAGTTAAAGCGGAAGCAAAGAAATAA
- a CDS encoding diacylglycerol kinase family protein: MNNEKFSIIDRIKSFKYAFNGLRLFFVNDHNGRVHLFAAVIAIGLSFYLNISALEWIAILSVISAVFVAEILNSAIEKLADVVSPDYHPKIKVVKDLAAAAVLVAVFLAVAVGLMVFIPKLFL; the protein is encoded by the coding sequence ATGAACAACGAAAAATTTTCTATCATCGATCGGATCAAGAGCTTTAAATATGCTTTTAATGGGCTAAGACTGTTCTTTGTTAACGATCATAATGGTAGGGTTCATCTGTTTGCCGCAGTAATAGCCATTGGTTTATCTTTTTACCTAAACATCTCTGCCTTAGAATGGATTGCTATTCTGTCCGTTATTTCTGCTGTTTTTGTAGCCGAAATTTTAAACTCTGCTATCGAAAAACTGGCCGATGTGGTTTCTCCAGATTATCACCCTAAAATTAAAGTCGTAAAAGATTTGGCTGCTGCTGCGGTTTTGGTGGCTGTGTTTCTTGCGGTAGCGGTTGGCCTTATGGTCTTTATTCCAAAACTATTTTTGTAA
- a CDS encoding DUF922 domain-containing protein translates to MKTRLILFLFLLALPCTFAFKQDFTQPVQLNWETHFKGKADMRSPFFALTAMTWRYSYESTVYRNRVAIKLKNDVSIDKTRSWVKWDKIKDPEIRTSLLHHEQGHADIQYILLLEAERVLKNRNYSVSNYKAQISELANQISEYFDTMQRNYDEETEHGSNHKMQARWDGIIQDKIEESRTAMAELQK, encoded by the coding sequence GTGAAAACACGATTGATTCTCTTCTTATTTTTGCTTGCACTGCCCTGCACTTTTGCTTTTAAACAAGATTTCACCCAACCGGTTCAGCTGAATTGGGAAACACACTTTAAAGGTAAAGCGGATATGCGCTCGCCGTTTTTTGCCTTAACTGCCATGACATGGAGGTATAGCTATGAAAGCACTGTTTACCGTAACCGGGTAGCCATTAAGCTTAAAAACGATGTGAGTATAGATAAAACCAGATCATGGGTAAAGTGGGATAAAATTAAAGACCCCGAAATCAGGACCAGTCTTTTACACCACGAGCAAGGACATGCGGATATTCAATATATTTTGCTTTTAGAAGCCGAAAGGGTATTGAAAAACAGAAACTATTCGGTAAGCAACTATAAAGCTCAAATATCTGAGCTAGCCAATCAGATCAGCGAATATTTCGATACCATGCAACGTAACTATGATGAAGAAACCGAGCATGGTAGCAACCATAAAATGCAGGCCCGCTGGGATGGCATTATCCAGGATAAGATTGAAGAATCGAGGACTGCTATGGCCGAATTACAAAAATAG